Proteins found in one Leguminivora glycinivorella isolate SPB_JAAS2020 chromosome 4, LegGlyc_1.1, whole genome shotgun sequence genomic segment:
- the LOC125225152 gene encoding uncharacterized protein LOC125225152, whose protein sequence is MHEEMGWRFQKTYEVGVSYGIIKDVDLDLNEKDMMENMTCGVEIVAVKRLSRKSSDGSGWQDSETVRICFKGPILPPYVYIHELRVKVEPYLFPVSICANCWRYGHTKKTCSKKSTCPKCGGNHLNCETTVFTCRNCSGSHMALDKTCPLYQKERKIRKIMAEFNCTYKKALNKYELDSSSPPALAASMYQENFPQTLSTTDTPVTETSTLESVICEPAYAKIVTTKAVVHSEVPGKNNVSVTLPRKTNRTKTKHNKPELREKDDIVNDNLTTMDTDVNHVLPETSNKPNEVSGSKLKFSSLIDKIKDIIFMKNLTIAEKIKLGVQTGVEWLLSFVMQNILDMSFLKSFFNATDG, encoded by the exons ATGCACGAGGAGATGGGCTGGCGATTCCAAAAAACATACGAGGTTGGTGTATCTTATGGAATTATAAAAGATGTGGACTTAGATTTAAATGAAAAAGATATGATGGAAAATATGACATGCGGAGTAGAAATAGTTGCTGTAAAAAGGTTAAGTAGAAAAAGTTCGGATGGATc AGGATGGCAGGATAGTGAGACTGTGCGTATATGTTTCAAGGGCCCTATTCTACCACCTTACGTATATATTCATGAATTGCGAGTGAAGGTTGAACCTTACTTATTTCCTGTTTCTATATGTGCCAACTGCTGGCGATACGGCCATACAAAGAAAACGTGTTCTAAGAAGTCTACTTGTCCTAAGTGCGGAGGCAATCATTTGAATTGTGAAACAACTGTTTTCACATGTCGTAATTGCTCAGGTAGTCACATGGCTCTCGATAAAACGTGTCCGTTGTACCAAAAAGAAAGGAAAATAAGGAAAATTATGGCTGAATTTAACTGTACATATAAAAaagcattaaataaatatgaactAGATTCTAGCAGCCCTCCAGCTCTAGCGGCATCAATGTATCAGGAAAACTTTCCCCAGACGCTTAGTACAACTGATACTCCAGTTACTGAAACTTCAACATTGGAGTCTGTGATATGTGAACCGGCATATGCAAAGATAGTCACGACCAAAGCTGTAGTTCACAGCGAAGTCCCAGGTAAGAATAATGTATCTGTTACTCTCCCCAGAAAAACAAATCGTACTAAAACTAAACATAATAAGCCCGAATTGAGAGAAAAAGATGACATAGTAAATGATAATCTGACTACTATGGATACCGATGTCAACCATGTTCTTCCTGAAACATCTAACAAACCCAACGAAGTAAGTGGAAGTAAGTTGAAATTCAGTTCATTAATTGATAAGATAAAAGATATTATTTTCATGAAAAACCTGACTATCGCTGAAAAAATTAAACTTGGAGTTCAAACTGGAGTAGAATGGCTTTTATCTTTTGTGATGCAGAACATACTTGACATGTCATTtttaaaatctttttttaacgCCACAGATGGCTAG